Part of the Zingiber officinale cultivar Zhangliang chromosome 6A, Zo_v1.1, whole genome shotgun sequence genome, TTCATCCCTTCACGTAAACTGACCATAAAGCATTGAGATATTTCGCTAGACTTCCAAATAGTATCGGCAAACTAACTCTTTAATAATATATTAGGGATTATTCTTAGTGATTAGATCTCCATAGTTCTTGGTCAAATTAAGGTAAAACGTTTGAATTTACTTAACAACATTATTAGGAGGAATTTAATCTCGTTGTTTTAccttaaatagaaaataattttaatatccaACATAATATGTGAGGACCCCTCGCGACCATTCGACGTCTCCTTTCCCCGTTGTTTCCTTCCTTCACTCTTCATCCAACAACCCAAATCTTCTCACAACGTTCAATGAGAAGATTTGCATAACTCAACGCGAAGAATAAAATAACAGCCATTTAAATCATGGGCGGCCTTGGAGACAAATTTATAATCTGTACCCTATGtttaaatacccattttgtgGGCCGTACATCTTATATCGTTATCCAGCTGTAGCGTGGTATCTGTGTCGTGTACATGTAGATGAAGAGTGCCTGCGATCCCGCCCTTTCACCTCCATATCTTTGTGGAGCCCACGCGCAGCGCGCCGCTGATTCGTCTTTGACCATATCTCTTATCCATCCGCTCACTGGATCCGTCAGATGACTCGTGCATAAAATCTCGATCGTTGATCTTAAGGTCCCGCCGTGTTTCCTTGTTCCACCGCTTTGCGGGGCGGTGGTCTCGCCTCCACTCCGTTCCAATTTATTGGTCCCTCATAATCAGCTGTTCCTGTTGGACACGATACAAATTAGTACCCAATGACAAATCAAACACGTCTGCCGTGTGGCCCGCATACGTGGTATAGAAATCAGCCATTCTGTTTTATTAAAGATATTGGATCACACGCACAATTCTCTATATTTCTTCTCCAGGGTGCGCCTCTCGTTCCCCGCGTTCTTCTTCCCGCCTCCCGTCGAAACATCCGAGAGAGTTGATCCAAAACGCCGGTCGTTTGCTCTTCGACGGTCGACATGGCAATCCGTCTGCGCCGCTTCCCGCACGCCGACCTCCCCCTCGCCGCCGCGGCGCCTCCTCCCTCTGCCTCGACGCCCTCCTCCCAGGACGAGCTGAAGCGCGTCGCCGCCCACCGAGCCGTGGAGCTCGTGCAATCCGGCATGGTCCTCGGTCTGGGCACCGGTTCCACCGCCGCCCACGCCATCGACCGCGTCGGCGACCTCCTCCGCTGCGGGGCCCTCCGCGGCGTCGTCGGCGTCCCCACCTCCGAGTGGGCCGCCGCTCGCGCCGCAGCCGCCGGCATTCCCCTCACGGACCTCAACGCCCACCCCGCGGTCGACCTTTCCATCGACGGCGCCGACGAGGTCGACCCGGCCCTCAACCTCGTCAAGGGACGCGGCGGATCCCTCCTCCGCGAGAAGATGGTGGAGGCAGCCAGCCGCCGCTTCGTCGTCATCGTCGACGAATCCAAGCTCGTCCCCCGCCTCGGCGCCAGCCGCCTCGCCGTCCCCGTCGAGGTCATCCCCTTCGGCTGGGCCCTAACTCTCCGCCGCCTCCAGAATCTCTTCGACGCCGTCCCCGGGTTCAACCTCAAGCTCAGGACCGCCTCCACGGACGCCAAAGCCAGCGCCTTTGCTGAGAAAGGGGCCGAATTCGAGCCATTCGTGACCGACAACAAGAACTACATTGTCGATTTGTTCTTCGAGGACGGAATCCATGGCGATCTCAGTCGTATCAGCGATGACATTCTGAGGATTACTGGTGTGGTGGAGCATGGGATGTTCCTGGGATTGACGTCGTCGGTGATCATCGCCCGGAAGGATGGGGCGACGATGGTGGTGAACAAGGAGACAT contains:
- the LOC121997268 gene encoding probable ribose-5-phosphate isomerase 2; this encodes MAIRLRRFPHADLPLAAAAPPPSASTPSSQDELKRVAAHRAVELVQSGMVLGLGTGSTAAHAIDRVGDLLRCGALRGVVGVPTSEWAAARAAAAGIPLTDLNAHPAVDLSIDGADEVDPALNLVKGRGGSLLREKMVEAASRRFVVIVDESKLVPRLGASRLAVPVEVIPFGWALTLRRLQNLFDAVPGFNLKLRTASTDAKASAFAEKGAEFEPFVTDNKNYIVDLFFEDGIHGDLSRISDDILRITGVVEHGMFLGLTSSVIIARKDGATMVVNKET